In methanogenic archaeon ISO4-H5, the following are encoded in one genomic region:
- a CDS encoding Ig-like domain-containing surface protein, with product MDRIDILHGIIETEDPDVFWAREGKLRKILESCSLSSDDKENIIRSCTEDRKLTKRFLSEPSLDKTADIQKELEQRIGAKGINYLRDIHTAIHGYVRKEVSEPTGEFDDGRFVYRAVPARRRCLDLLKPMTPPAYDLAIPDTVTVSGKEWKIVHISDKAFEGCDAVKTVKLPASLETIGKNAFCNCTSLSSVDLPRHLTVIGDNAFAFTALEELPFKDYLEEIGNMAFYRCRKLKMVELPKRTSQIGLGAFAGCSSLETISVDDKNGRFMFEDGVLYSRKQDRIVQVVGTFKGKLSPPRSLITIEQYAAEDCAGITELDLPVSVTGIGAYAFRGCTELAKVKFPNTIERIGSGAFSGCRKLTSIDVPVSIKSIGKQAFSGCTSLEVGEIAGKVSYKGLNIFEECTGLNRITIRKDSEYTDADFPKITRIKFTR from the coding sequence ATGGACCGTATAGATATTCTGCACGGTATCATTGAAACGGAAGACCCAGACGTATTCTGGGCACGCGAAGGGAAGCTCAGGAAGATCCTAGAAAGCTGCTCCCTGAGTTCGGACGATAAGGAAAACATCATCCGTTCCTGCACCGAGGACCGTAAGCTTACCAAGAGGTTCCTGTCCGAGCCTTCGTTGGATAAGACGGCGGACATACAGAAAGAGTTAGAACAGAGAATCGGAGCAAAGGGGATAAACTATCTCCGGGACATCCACACCGCCATCCACGGCTACGTGCGCAAGGAAGTATCGGAACCCACGGGGGAGTTCGACGACGGCAGGTTCGTTTACAGAGCGGTACCTGCAAGGAGACGGTGTCTCGACCTGCTGAAGCCGATGACCCCGCCCGCCTATGATTTAGCGATTCCTGATACCGTGACCGTCTCGGGGAAGGAATGGAAAATCGTGCATATCTCGGACAAAGCGTTCGAGGGATGCGATGCTGTCAAGACAGTAAAACTGCCTGCGAGTCTCGAGACCATAGGGAAGAACGCATTCTGCAACTGCACTTCGCTGAGTTCGGTTGATCTCCCCCGCCACCTCACCGTGATCGGGGATAATGCATTCGCTTTCACAGCTTTGGAGGAACTTCCCTTCAAGGATTACCTGGAAGAGATCGGTAACATGGCATTCTACCGCTGCAGGAAGCTGAAGATGGTGGAACTCCCCAAGAGGACCTCACAGATAGGTCTCGGAGCCTTCGCCGGATGCTCCTCACTGGAGACCATCAGCGTGGATGACAAGAACGGACGCTTCATGTTCGAGGACGGTGTCCTCTACAGCAGGAAGCAGGACCGCATCGTGCAGGTGGTCGGAACATTCAAAGGGAAACTGTCCCCGCCCCGTTCGCTCATCACCATAGAGCAATACGCAGCGGAGGACTGCGCCGGCATCACCGAACTAGATCTCCCCGTGTCCGTGACAGGTATCGGGGCGTATGCCTTCAGAGGGTGCACGGAACTCGCCAAGGTCAAGTTCCCCAACACCATCGAGAGGATCGGATCGGGAGCGTTCTCCGGCTGCAGAAAACTAACTTCCATCGATGTACCAGTATCCATAAAATCAATCGGAAAACAGGCCTTCTCCGGATGCACCTCGCTTGAGGTCGGGGAGATTGCAGGAAAGGTCTCCTACAAGGGTCTGAACATCTTCGAGGAATGCACCGGACTGAACAGGATCACCATCCGCAAGGACTCAGAATACACCGACGCGGACTTCCCGAAGATCACGCGGATCAAATTCACCAGATGA
- a CDS encoding homoserine kinase ThrB — MSNEWVKIAAPATTSNIGAGFDTFGLAFHEPYDIVEGRKIPSGIVISSIEGPGAEKITKDPEKNSVTIALKEVLRKAGADFGVEVKITKGIRPGSGMGSSGASAAGGAYLGYVLTGEKLSLNDVILCAAAAEGYTSGTMHADNVAPCILGGFTIIRSYEPFEVLRVEPPKNLGLVVALPDVEVLTAAARAVLPESVTIKDLVYHVGHAASLVYAMSTCDLPLIGRSIGDVVFEPARAHLVPHLKDAEKAAMTHGALVSFLGGSGPCVMSFYDKDTHKGEIIGDAVKKVFTENGLKCDIWVTDCGAGCRRI; from the coding sequence ATGAGCAACGAATGGGTGAAGATCGCGGCCCCCGCCACAACTTCCAACATCGGTGCGGGCTTCGATACTTTCGGCCTCGCCTTCCACGAACCGTACGACATCGTCGAGGGACGTAAGATCCCTTCCGGCATCGTCATCAGCAGCATCGAGGGACCCGGTGCGGAGAAGATCACCAAGGACCCCGAGAAGAACTCGGTGACCATCGCCCTGAAGGAAGTCCTCAGGAAAGCAGGTGCCGACTTCGGAGTCGAAGTGAAAATCACCAAGGGAATCCGTCCCGGCAGCGGAATGGGTTCCTCCGGAGCCTCCGCCGCAGGCGGAGCATACCTCGGATATGTGCTCACCGGCGAGAAGCTCAGTCTCAACGACGTCATCCTCTGCGCAGCAGCGGCAGAGGGATACACCTCCGGAACCATGCACGCCGACAACGTCGCACCGTGTATCCTCGGAGGATTCACCATCATCCGTTCCTACGAGCCCTTCGAGGTCCTCAGGGTCGAACCCCCGAAGAACCTCGGCCTGGTCGTGGCCCTTCCCGACGTGGAGGTCCTCACCGCGGCCGCCAGGGCCGTTCTCCCCGAGAGCGTGACCATCAAGGACCTTGTCTACCACGTCGGTCACGCAGCCTCATTGGTATACGCAATGTCAACCTGCGACCTGCCACTCATCGGCAGGTCCATCGGAGACGTGGTCTTCGAACCGGCCCGTGCCCACCTCGTTCCCCATCTCAAGGATGCGGAGAAGGCGGCCATGACCCACGGCGCACTGGTCTCGTTCCTGGGCGGATCCGGACCCTGCGTCATGTCCTTCTACGACAAGGACACCCACAAGGGAGAGATCATCGGGGACGCCGTGAAGAAGGTGTTCACAGAAAACGGTTTAAAATGCGACATCTGGGTGACCGACTGCGGTGCCGGATGCAGGAGGATTTGA
- a CDS encoding ABC transporter permease protein, whose translation MRSVLMLAKRNCLCFFRDRANVMFSLMAALIVVMLYLLVLRDMMISNYPGLPGVDNLIDAWVLAGLMGIISLTSCMGALQTMNTDRSEGKDVDLMVTPMSPWKISCGYILGTFAAAMLMSLAMMVLALAYLAASGCPMSGTGIALAFVLAVPSCLSGCIVMYGLTSFLKSSGAFAGFFSIVSVLVGFLTGIYMPMGSMPDGMQVVGTAMPATHFAALFRQLIAGDALDKSFASADTSQFRLDMGFDLHFGDFMFDTWTSLIYVTVFTAVFVVIAVLRMKRN comes from the coding sequence ATGAGGTCCGTCCTCATGCTCGCCAAGAGGAACTGCCTCTGCTTCTTCCGCGACAGGGCCAACGTCATGTTCTCGCTGATGGCAGCGCTCATCGTGGTGATGCTTTACCTGTTGGTATTGCGCGACATGATGATCTCCAACTACCCGGGGCTGCCGGGCGTGGACAACCTCATCGACGCGTGGGTTCTGGCGGGACTAATGGGCATCATCTCCCTGACCTCGTGCATGGGAGCCCTGCAGACCATGAACACCGACCGCTCGGAAGGCAAGGACGTGGACCTCATGGTGACCCCCATGAGCCCGTGGAAGATCTCCTGCGGATACATCCTCGGGACCTTCGCAGCAGCTATGCTCATGAGCCTCGCAATGATGGTGCTGGCACTAGCGTATCTGGCGGCCTCCGGATGCCCCATGAGCGGCACCGGTATCGCTCTCGCCTTCGTGCTCGCGGTGCCCTCCTGCCTGTCGGGATGCATCGTGATGTACGGCCTGACCTCGTTCCTGAAGAGCAGCGGCGCCTTTGCCGGATTCTTCAGCATCGTCAGCGTTCTGGTGGGATTCCTCACCGGCATCTACATGCCCATGGGCTCCATGCCCGACGGGATGCAGGTAGTGGGAACGGCCATGCCTGCCACCCATTTCGCGGCCCTGTTCCGTCAGCTGATCGCCGGCGACGCCCTCGACAAGTCGTTCGCGAGTGCAGACACATCCCAGTTCAGGCTGGACATGGGCTTCGACCTGCATTTCGGGGACTTCATGTTCGATACCTGGACCAGCCTGATCTACGTGACGGTGTTCACCGCGGTGTTCGTAGTGATTGCCGTGCTGAGGATGAAAAGGAACTGA
- a CDS encoding phosphoglycolate phosphatase, with translation MSTLIIWDFDGTLADSRPWIYASYRYAARESGLPEPTDEQLSHHCCGGIFDNLEVLFGKTGEEAEIMAALYRKYYAENCMDKVCLFDGIRDMLHTLKERGYAQAVATMKIQPVAKELTENMGIGDCFVMVAGTALDHKVTKTQMIRECKSSGDYDRVVMVGDCPSDMHAAQNAGAEFIAAAFGYGFPEERCVSEGVDFIRSPAEMLTRFP, from the coding sequence ATGTCCACTCTTATCATCTGGGACTTCGACGGCACCCTTGCCGATTCACGTCCCTGGATATATGCGTCCTACCGCTACGCTGCACGGGAGAGCGGTCTTCCGGAACCCACCGATGAGCAGCTCTCGCATCATTGCTGCGGAGGCATCTTCGACAATCTCGAGGTACTGTTCGGGAAGACCGGGGAGGAGGCCGAGATTATGGCCGCTCTCTACAGGAAGTACTATGCGGAGAACTGCATGGACAAGGTGTGCCTCTTCGACGGCATCCGCGACATGCTTCACACCCTGAAGGAGAGGGGCTATGCGCAGGCGGTGGCCACCATGAAGATCCAGCCCGTGGCGAAGGAGCTCACTGAGAACATGGGCATCGGGGACTGTTTTGTGATGGTCGCAGGCACCGCTCTCGACCATAAAGTAACGAAGACCCAGATGATCCGGGAATGTAAATCTTCAGGAGATTACGACCGCGTCGTAATGGTGGGCGACTGCCCTTCCGACATGCATGCCGCACAGAACGCGGGAGCGGAGTTCATCGCCGCCGCCTTCGGTTACGGGTTCCCGGAGGAAAGATGTGTCTCAGAGGGAGTGGATTTCATAAGGTCCCCCGCTGAGATGCTGACCAGGTTCCCCTGA
- a CDS encoding DNA-binding protein — MAMVSAREWREIPGRYNLIGSKCTNCGKIFFPSRSFCPDCRRASIGKIEPFKLSRKGEVYSFAINHEYSGFNDRQMPYAVAFIKNDDGVMLAGQLVDVEFDKIQIGMRVKAVMRKLNEDGEAGVIHYGFKFVPDE; from the coding sequence ATGGCAATGGTATCCGCCAGGGAATGGCGTGAGATCCCCGGAAGGTACAACCTCATCGGTTCGAAGTGCACCAACTGCGGAAAGATATTCTTCCCCAGCAGGTCCTTCTGCCCCGACTGCAGGCGTGCCTCCATCGGCAAGATCGAACCCTTCAAGCTCAGCAGGAAGGGAGAGGTCTACTCGTTCGCGATCAACCACGAGTATTCCGGCTTCAACGACAGGCAGATGCCCTACGCGGTCGCGTTCATCAAGAACGACGACGGCGTGATGCTGGCCGGACAGCTCGTCGATGTGGAGTTCGACAAGATCCAGATCGGCATGAGGGTCAAGGCCGTCATGAGGAAGCTCAACGAGGACGGAGAGGCCGGGGTCATCCACTACGGTTTCAAGTTCGTCCCCGACGAGTGA
- a CDS encoding acetyl-CoA acetyltransferase has translation MRDVAIIGAGSTKFGELWGQSFRSLGIEAGMKAMASAGLSGEEIEAIYIGNMSSRFIKQQHIDALVADYTGMAGKHVASTSIEAGGASGGVAFRQGVMAVASGMHDVVIVGGAEKMTDLDDDSVNEVMNGTSDADWEAGMGISLTSLYAMIARRMMADGIATREEIAACAYNSHYHGQFNKDAQFRKEIKLDTVLRAGPTAEPLTMFDGAPISDGASAVILCPLDHAKRYTDKYVKVAATAQASDTLALFQRQSITSFGATKAAAAKAYADAGITAHDIDVAEIHDDYTVAGVMALQDLGLYEKGGKAFLDGDTKFDAGKIAVNTSGGLKAKGYPIGAAGVSQIVELFAQLTNTADNRQVPNAKYGLAQSVGGTGSAVTVSILEAM, from the coding sequence ATGAGGGACGTAGCAATCATAGGAGCCGGAAGCACCAAATTCGGAGAACTCTGGGGACAGTCCTTCAGGTCTCTGGGAATCGAAGCGGGAATGAAAGCGATGGCCTCCGCCGGACTCTCCGGAGAGGAGATAGAAGCCATCTACATAGGAAACATGTCCAGCCGCTTCATTAAGCAGCAGCACATCGACGCTCTGGTGGCGGATTACACCGGAATGGCAGGAAAACATGTGGCCTCCACCTCCATCGAGGCGGGAGGAGCATCCGGAGGAGTCGCATTCAGGCAGGGAGTCATGGCCGTCGCATCCGGAATGCACGACGTCGTCATCGTCGGCGGAGCCGAGAAGATGACCGATCTCGACGACGATTCTGTCAACGAGGTCATGAACGGAACCTCCGATGCCGACTGGGAAGCGGGAATGGGAATCTCCCTCACTTCGCTCTATGCGATGATCGCCCGCAGGATGATGGCCGACGGAATCGCCACCCGCGAGGAGATCGCCGCCTGCGCCTACAACTCCCACTACCACGGGCAGTTCAACAAGGACGCCCAGTTCAGGAAGGAGATCAAGCTCGACACCGTCCTCAGGGCCGGACCCACCGCCGAGCCACTCACCATGTTCGACGGAGCACCTATCTCCGACGGAGCGAGCGCGGTCATCCTGTGTCCCCTGGACCACGCCAAGAGGTACACTGACAAGTACGTGAAGGTGGCTGCCACCGCCCAGGCATCCGACACCCTGGCACTGTTCCAGAGGCAGTCCATCACCTCCTTCGGTGCGACTAAGGCCGCGGCCGCCAAGGCCTACGCCGACGCGGGCATCACCGCCCACGACATCGATGTCGCCGAGATTCACGACGATTACACCGTCGCAGGAGTCATGGCACTCCAGGATCTGGGTCTTTACGAGAAAGGCGGAAAGGCATTCCTCGACGGCGACACCAAGTTCGACGCGGGAAAGATCGCCGTCAACACCTCGGGCGGTCTGAAGGCCAAAGGTTACCCCATCGGAGCCGCAGGTGTTTCCCAGATAGTCGAACTCTTCGCACAGCTTACGAACACCGCTGACAACAGGCAGGTACCCAACGCCAAATACGGACTGGCACAGTCCGTCGGAGGTACCGGTTCAGCTGTCACCGTTTCTATCCTGGAGGCGATGTGA
- a CDS encoding threonine synthase ThrC: MQEDLIAMTAHKVVCWECGAEVTDPYANLCPKCNGLLTVKMDLSAVSEINPEDLRSKKLGVWRYAPFMPVDEANKVSIQEGGTPLYKTEALGEALGVKDSFVKFEGLNPTGSFKDRGMTMGVSHAKELGAKVVGCASTGNTSASLAAYASKAGMQCAVFLPSGKVAMGKLAQALFFGANVLSVDGNFDDALALARKMHDERKLYLLNSINPYRPEGQKSVLFEIIDQLDYEVPDRIILPVGNAANIWAVYKACTELMEVGWIKKMPKLTGIQAAGSCPVATAFQDGSMDIIAEPNPETIATAIRIGNPISGKKALKAMYDTKGVCTTVTDEEIIQAQLLLGRTEGVCVEPASAASVAGLKKLRAQGIIEPDEKVVCICTGNGLKDPDTILNNVPKPIPCRNDVADVERILKEAAAPKD, encoded by the coding sequence ATGCAGGAGGATTTGATTGCGATGACAGCACACAAAGTAGTATGTTGGGAGTGCGGCGCGGAGGTCACTGACCCTTACGCCAACCTCTGCCCCAAATGTAATGGACTTCTGACCGTAAAGATGGACCTCAGTGCCGTCTCGGAGATCAACCCCGAGGACCTCAGGTCCAAGAAGCTCGGTGTCTGGAGGTACGCACCCTTCATGCCCGTCGACGAGGCCAACAAGGTCTCTATCCAGGAAGGAGGAACCCCCCTGTACAAAACCGAGGCCCTCGGAGAGGCCCTCGGCGTCAAGGATTCCTTCGTGAAGTTCGAGGGACTCAACCCCACCGGATCCTTCAAGGACCGCGGAATGACCATGGGTGTCTCCCACGCCAAGGAGCTCGGTGCGAAGGTCGTCGGATGCGCATCCACCGGAAACACCTCCGCCTCTCTCGCAGCCTACGCCTCCAAGGCAGGCATGCAGTGCGCCGTGTTCCTCCCCTCCGGCAAGGTCGCCATGGGTAAGCTGGCACAGGCGCTCTTCTTCGGCGCCAACGTCCTTTCCGTCGACGGAAACTTCGACGATGCCCTCGCCCTCGCCAGGAAGATGCACGACGAGAGGAAGCTCTACCTCCTCAACTCCATCAACCCCTACAGGCCCGAGGGACAGAAATCCGTTCTTTTCGAGATCATCGACCAGCTTGACTACGAGGTCCCCGACAGGATCATCCTGCCCGTCGGAAACGCGGCCAACATCTGGGCCGTCTACAAGGCATGCACCGAGCTCATGGAGGTCGGATGGATCAAGAAGATGCCCAAGCTGACCGGAATCCAGGCCGCTGGCTCCTGTCCTGTCGCAACCGCCTTCCAGGACGGTTCCATGGACATCATCGCCGAGCCCAACCCCGAGACCATCGCTACCGCTATCCGTATCGGAAACCCCATCTCCGGAAAGAAGGCACTCAAGGCCATGTACGACACCAAGGGAGTCTGCACCACCGTCACCGACGAGGAGATCATTCAGGCCCAGCTCCTGCTCGGAAGGACCGAGGGAGTCTGCGTGGAGCCCGCCTCCGCCGCATCCGTGGCCGGACTCAAGAAGCTCAGGGCCCAGGGAATCATCGAGCCCGACGAGAAGGTCGTCTGCATCTGCACCGGAAACGGTCTCAAGGATCCCGACACCATCCTCAACAACGTCCCCAAGCCCATCCCCTGCAGGAACGATGTGGCGGACGTTGAGCGTATCCTCAAGGAAGCGGCC
- a CDS encoding ABC transporter ATP-binding protein produces MENAVTVKELRKSYGDIKAVDGISFEIPQGSFFAFLGPNGAGKSTTIQILTSILRQDSGEVSIFGRSPRDPESKRSIGVVFQDPKLDKSLTVRENLETRAALYGLKDAEMKNSVGLVMETTECTEFADRKYGELSGGQRRRVDIARALVHKPQLLILDEPTTGLDPKTRRLIWELIEDLNRNKGLTVLLTTHYMEEAAGADDIVIINRGRIVAHGTPQELRDRHCSDRLVFVPKDADSARNTLTSEGIAFTEDKGIFTIPLAKTADSVPIIGKLGDNFESIEVRTGTLDEAFINITGEAIE; encoded by the coding sequence ATGGAGAATGCGGTAACTGTAAAGGAGCTCAGGAAAAGCTACGGTGACATCAAAGCCGTGGACGGAATATCGTTCGAGATTCCGCAGGGTTCGTTCTTCGCCTTCCTGGGACCCAACGGTGCCGGGAAGTCCACCACCATACAGATCCTCACCTCCATACTGAGGCAGGACTCAGGGGAGGTATCGATATTCGGCAGGTCCCCCAGGGATCCCGAGTCGAAACGTTCCATAGGTGTGGTCTTCCAGGATCCTAAACTGGACAAATCGCTCACCGTGAGGGAGAACCTGGAAACCAGGGCCGCCCTCTACGGGCTGAAGGATGCGGAGATGAAGAACTCCGTAGGACTTGTGATGGAGACCACCGAATGCACCGAGTTCGCCGACAGGAAGTACGGCGAGCTGTCCGGGGGACAAAGGAGGCGCGTGGACATCGCGAGGGCGCTCGTCCACAAGCCTCAGTTATTAATCCTCGACGAGCCCACCACCGGACTCGACCCCAAGACCCGCAGGCTCATCTGGGAGCTGATCGAGGACCTGAACCGCAACAAGGGTCTCACCGTCCTACTCACCACCCACTACATGGAGGAGGCCGCTGGGGCGGATGACATAGTCATCATCAACAGGGGAAGGATCGTGGCCCACGGGACACCTCAGGAACTCCGCGACAGGCACTGCTCCGACAGGCTGGTGTTCGTCCCGAAGGATGCGGATTCCGCAAGGAATACCCTGACTTCGGAGGGCATCGCATTCACCGAGGACAAGGGCATATTCACCATTCCCCTCGCCAAGACCGCCGATTCCGTCCCAATCATCGGGAAACTGGGGGACAACTTCGAGTCGATAGAGGTGCGCACCGGCACCCTCGACGAGGCGTTCATCAACATCACCGGGGAGGCCATCGAATGA
- a CDS encoding low molecular weight phosphotyrosine protein phosphatase: MLYRIVEGELSPQTDNLNVCHAWGIPNRIYTSVPVETDMTVRILFVCHGNICRSPMAEFVMKDLVVKEGLSDKIYIESCATSTEELGNDIYPPAKEELRRRGIPFEKRCARQMRKDDYDMFDLIVAMDSRNLRNLRPFCGSDPGTKVSMLMQHTGEFRDVEDPWYTGDFAKCFDDILEGCEAFLSSIRAVMHDEL; the protein is encoded by the coding sequence ATGCTTTACCGCATCGTCGAAGGTGAACTCTCCCCTCAGACCGATAACCTGAACGTCTGTCACGCGTGGGGTATCCCCAACAGGATATATACGTCCGTGCCCGTTGAGACGGACATGACCGTCCGCATCCTTTTCGTCTGCCACGGCAACATCTGCCGTTCGCCCATGGCCGAGTTCGTCATGAAGGACCTGGTGGTGAAGGAGGGGCTCTCCGACAAGATCTACATCGAGTCCTGTGCGACGAGCACGGAGGAGCTCGGGAACGACATCTATCCTCCCGCGAAGGAGGAGCTGAGACGCAGGGGAATTCCCTTTGAGAAGAGATGTGCCAGACAGATGAGGAAGGACGATTACGACATGTTCGATCTCATAGTCGCCATGGACTCGAGGAACCTCCGCAACCTCCGTCCGTTCTGCGGGAGCGATCCCGGTACCAAGGTCTCGATGCTGATGCAGCACACCGGCGAGTTCCGCGATGTGGAGGACCCCTGGTACACCGGCGACTTCGCCAAGTGCTTCGACGACATCCTGGAGGGATGCGAGGCATTCCTGAGCTCGATCCGCGCGGTCATGCACGACGAGCTATGA